The proteins below are encoded in one region of Equus przewalskii isolate Varuska chromosome 1, EquPr2, whole genome shotgun sequence:
- the ZNF219 gene encoding zinc finger protein 219: MEGSRPRAPGGHLAPSPPAFDGELDLQRYSNGPGVSAGSPGMGAVGWSESRTGERRFPCPVCGKRFRFNSILALHLRAHPGAQAFQCPHCGHRAAQRALLRSHLRTHQPERPRSPAARLLLELEERALLREARLGRARSSGGVHATSATESLARPQAPSSSAFRCPFCKGKFRTAAERERHLHILHRPWKCGLCSFGSSQEEELLHHSLTAHGAPERPLAATSAAPQSQPPPQPEPRSVPEPEAEPEREATPAPAPAAPEEPPAPPEFRCQVCGQSFTQSWFLKGHMRKHKASFDHACPVCGRCFKEPWFLKNHMKVHASKLGPLRAPGPGSGPARAPQPPDLGLLAYEPLGPALLLAPAPTPAERREPPSLLGYLSLRAGEARPNGEGAEPGAGRSFGGFRPLPSALPARARRHRAEEPDEEEEVVEAEEESWARSRALGPLASLHPRPGEGPHSAPAAGAHARSTATQEENGLLVGGTRPEGNRGATGKDCPFCGKSFRSAHHLKVHLRVHTGERPYKCPHCDYAGTQSGSLKYHLQRHHREQRSGAGPGPPPEPPPPSQRGSAQQPGAKPAPQPATWVEGAASPRPPSSGAAPGSRRKPASPGRTLRNGRGGEAEPLDLSLRAGPGGEAGPGGALHRCLFCPFATGAPELMALHLQVHHSRRARGRRPPQANASPPYARGPSGETPPSPSQEGEESPGLSRSGEAGLGGQER; the protein is encoded by the exons ATGGAG GGCTCACGTCCCCGTGCTCCGGGCGGCCACTTAGCGCCGTCGCCGCCGGCCTTCGACGGCGAACTGGATCTGCAGCGCTACTCCAACGGGCCAGGCGTGAGCGCCGGGTCTCCAGGCATGGGAGCAGTGGGCTGGTCTGAGAGTCGCACAGGCGAACGGCGCTTTCCCTGCCCTGTATGCGGGAAGCGTTTCCGCTTCAACTCCATCCTGGCTTTGCACCTGCGGGCGCACCCGGGCGCCCAGGCCTTCCAGTGCCCGCACTGCGGCCACCGCGCAGCCCAGCGGGCCCTGCTGCGCTCGCACCTGCGCACGCATCAGCCCGAGCGCCCGCGTAGCCCCGCCGCGCGCCTGTTGCTGGAGTTGGAGGAGCGCGCGCTACTGCGCGAGGCCCGACTCGGGAGAGCCCGAAGCTCAGGGGGCGTGCATGCCACCTCTGCCACTGAGAGCCTGGCGCGGCCCCAGGCTCCTTCGTCGTCCGCCTTCCGTTGCCCCTTCTGCAAAGGCAAGTTTCGCACCGCGGCGGAACGCGAACGCCACCTGCACATCCTGCACAGGCCCTGGAAATGCGGCCTGTGCAGTTTCGGCTCCagccaggaggaggagctgctgcaCCACAGCCTGACGGCCCACGGAGCTCCTGAGCGCCCCCTGGCGGCCACTTCGGCGGCACCCCAGTCTCAGCCTCCACCCCAGCCTGAACCCAGATCGGTGCCCGAGCCGGAGGCGGAGCCTGAACGTGAGGCAACCCCTGCCCCCGCTCCTGCCGCTCCCGAGGAGCCCCCTGCGCCTCCGGAGTTCCGGTGTCAAGTGTGTGGCCAGAGCTTTACACAGTCCTGGTTTCTCAAGGGCCACATGCGCAAGCACAAGGCCTCCTTCGATCATGCGTGTCCTGTGTGTGGCCGCTGcttcaaggagccctggttccttaaGAACCACATGAAGGTGCATGCCAGCAAGCTGGGCCCACTGCGTGCCCCGGGGCCTGGTTCCGGGCCTGCCCGGGCCCCTCAGCCTCCTGACCTGGGCCTGCTGGCCTATGAGCCACTGGGCCCCGCACTCCTCCTGGCCCCGGCGCCCACCCCGGCTGAGCGCCGTGAGCCCCCAAGCCTCCTGGGCTACCTGAGCCTTCGAGCTGGTGAGGCCCGGCCCAATGGTGAGGGCGCTGAGCCTGGGGCTGGCCGCAGCTTCGGAGGCTTCCGCCCACTGCCCTCTGCTCTCCCGGCCCGGGCTCGCCGGCACCGTGCCGAGGAgccagatgaggaagaggaggtggtggaggcGGAGGAGGAGTCCTGGGCTCGGAGCAGGGCACTGGGCCCTCTGGCTTCACTGCACCCGCGCCCAGGCGAGGGGCCGCACTCTGCGCCTGCCGCGGGGGCCCACGCAAGGTCCACCGCGACGCAGG AAGAGAATGGGCTGTTAGTTGGAGGGACCCGGCCTGAAGGGAACCGGGGGGCCACCGGCAAGGATTGCCCCTTCTGCGGAAAATCTTTCCGTTCAGCGCATCACCTCAAAGTGCACCTACGAGTGCACACAG GCGAGCGCCCCTACAAGTGTCCGCACTGCGACTACGCGGGCACCCAATCCGGCTCGCTCAAATATCACCTGCAGCGCCACCACCGGGAGCAGAGgagcggggctggccctgggccgcCCCCAGAGCCGCCGCCCCCTTCCCAGCGGGGTTCggcccagcagccaggagccaaGCCGGCTCCGCAGCCTGCGACCTGGGTGGAGGGCGCGGCGAGCCCCCGGCCTCCTTCGAGCGGTGCCGCGCCGGGGTCCCGTAGGAAGCCCGCCAGCCCCGGGAGGACCCTGCGCAACGGGCGAGGCGGTGAGGCCGAACCCCTGGACCTGTCCCTGCGGGCAGGCCCAGGAGGCGAGGCCGGGCCGGGGGGTGCCCTCCACCGATGCCTCTTCTGCCCCTTCGCCACTGGAGCCCCCGAGCTCATGGCCTTGCACCTGCAAGTGCACCACAGCCGCCGGGCTCGGGGCCGCCGGCCGCCCCAGGCCAACGCATCCCCGCCCTATGCCCGAGGACCATCGGGAGAGACCCCTCCCAGTCCTTCGCAGGAAGGGGAGGAGTCCCCCGGGCTGTCGAGATCGGGCGAGGCGGGGTTGGGGGGGCAAGAACGGTAG
- the TMEM253 gene encoding transmembrane protein 253, which yields MEERAGQQEEERRSLRLEKLQHWAKHRQSGHLLVLAVSQLWLAVAVVPFAVSVACLNSACHMATALPLGPGALGLLTGTVTLELRRAPRFWKVRAMMIFNTCNLILGFIAVVVEVMKTALGPASTAPSQLAGLLVLELSAEAFTLGGVLVSAYSLFLLSQRKPGCCRSQSRHYQELQEGLSELEEVPDLENGPRVASTANGTNE from the exons ATGGAGGAGAGAGCTGgtcagcaagaagaggagagacGCAGCCTTCGTCTGGAAAAGCTACAGCACTGGGCGAAGCATAGGCAGAGTGGGCACCTCCTGGTGCTGGCG GTGAGCCAGCTATGGCTGGCAGTAGCTGTGGTGCCCTTTGCTGTCTCAGTTGCTTGCCTGAACTCTGCTTGTCACATGGCCACAGCACTGCCGCTTGGGCCTGGAGCATTG GGACTCCTCACTGGGACTGTTACCCTTGAGCTGCGCAGAGCACCCCGCTtctggaag GTACGGGCCATGATGATATTCAACACCTGCAATCTGATCTTGGGCTTCATAGCAGTGGTGGTCGAAGTGATGAAGACAGCCTTGGGGCCTGCCTCAACTGCCCCCTCCCAG CTGGCCGGCTTGCTGGTGCTGGAGCTTAGTGCTGAGGCCTTCACCCTAGGAGGAGTGCTGGTCTCAGCATACTCCCTATTCCTGTTAAGCCAGAGGAAGCCAGGATGCTGCAGGAGCCAGAGTCGCCACTACCAGGAGCTACAGGAG GGTCTCTCTGAGTTGGAGGAAGTTCCTGATTTGGAGAATGGTCCCAGGGTGGCCAGCACAGCAAACGGAACAAATGAGTGA